The following proteins are encoded in a genomic region of Desulfosporosinus youngiae DSM 17734:
- a CDS encoding calcium-translocating P-type ATPase, PMCA-type, whose protein sequence is MEFFRKEAEEVISELQSNEEKGLSAAEAESRIQRYGKNIFTPKEKESILVKIYESLKEPLILILLISGLISLAMGHIADGLGIFVAVLIATSISIIQEGKSDKAFEALSKLSEDVHVKVVRDGKIVLQAQSELTVGDIIHLETGDKVPADARIIHSSNLGIDESMLTGEAEAASKNSLKIERDNCPLAERKNMLYSGTMVIEGRAIAIVTSIGDKTEMGKIADELKGEITSQTPLQQKLADLGKRISIIGSIVAAGIFLFEVFKMYSQGILVLDNLGAALPGIKDAFVTSVALIVAAVPEGLPTMVAITLAFNMQKMAKNNALVRKLIACETIGSVNVICSDKTGTLTENKMTVVEVWADGNDVSVDQLRNEEMLQNFCLNSTADISKKDGKYEFLGNPTECSLLVCADKNNINYLHYRKEYSEPVSEYNFTSARKMMSTAYQTEKGFRLYTKGSPEKVLSICDRILYNGTIVPMTQEHINEIEAKIKQLQDKARRVLGFAFNDFTEEPQWEDIYNVEKNLVFTGFVGIEDPLRSDVKEAIDHCRRAGITVKILTGDNINTARAIAGQLGIVKNDSLVLEVTDIDAMSDQELKSKLPNIVVIARSNPTAKMRVVKLLQEINASVVVTGDGINDAPALKSADVGVAMGIAGTEVSKEASDIVLLDDSFSTIVKAIKWGRGIYENFQRFIQFQLTVNVVAFVTVILAEVMGYAMPFTTLQLLWVNIIMDGPPALTLGLEPPREHLLEKQPIRRNASIVTKDMLFKIVANGLFIVAGLLLLMDTQMLGGTAAQQSTIVFTSFVLFQLWNAFNSREFGVRSIFPNLLKNKTMVGVVFLTFLVQVMVTQFGGNVFKTVPLELGLWFKIIGFTFSIVIFSEVLKLIMRAFPGAKTA, encoded by the coding sequence GTGGAGTTTTTCCGAAAAGAAGCTGAAGAAGTCATCTCCGAGTTGCAGAGTAACGAAGAGAAAGGCCTGTCAGCAGCTGAAGCTGAGTCGAGAATCCAACGTTATGGGAAAAACATTTTTACTCCGAAAGAAAAAGAGAGTATATTGGTAAAAATATACGAAAGCTTAAAAGAGCCCCTTATACTCATTCTTTTGATTTCCGGGTTAATATCACTAGCGATGGGTCATATTGCGGACGGTTTAGGGATCTTTGTTGCCGTTTTAATTGCTACCTCAATTTCAATTATTCAAGAAGGTAAATCAGATAAAGCCTTTGAAGCCCTCTCTAAGCTAAGTGAAGATGTGCATGTCAAAGTAGTCAGAGACGGAAAAATTGTGTTGCAAGCACAAAGTGAACTTACGGTTGGAGACATTATCCATTTAGAAACAGGGGATAAAGTTCCCGCGGATGCTAGGATCATACATTCTTCAAATCTTGGAATCGACGAATCGATGTTGACCGGTGAAGCTGAAGCAGCTTCTAAGAATTCATTGAAAATCGAAAGGGATAATTGTCCTCTGGCAGAACGCAAAAACATGTTATACTCCGGTACGATGGTGATTGAAGGCAGGGCCATCGCCATTGTAACATCTATCGGTGATAAGACTGAGATGGGTAAAATCGCTGATGAATTAAAAGGAGAAATAACCTCACAAACCCCGCTTCAACAAAAATTAGCGGACCTGGGTAAACGAATATCCATTATCGGATCGATCGTGGCCGCCGGAATTTTCCTTTTCGAAGTCTTCAAGATGTACAGCCAGGGGATCCTGGTGTTGGATAATCTGGGGGCTGCTCTTCCAGGGATCAAGGATGCATTCGTAACTTCAGTAGCTCTGATTGTCGCTGCCGTGCCTGAAGGATTGCCCACCATGGTTGCTATTACCCTGGCCTTTAATATGCAAAAAATGGCTAAGAATAATGCGCTTGTTCGAAAGCTTATTGCCTGCGAAACAATTGGCTCGGTTAATGTCATCTGTTCGGATAAGACAGGGACTCTGACAGAAAACAAGATGACCGTTGTTGAGGTATGGGCCGATGGCAACGATGTTTCAGTCGATCAGCTGCGTAATGAAGAGATGCTTCAGAATTTCTGCCTCAACTCGACAGCGGATATTTCTAAAAAAGATGGAAAATATGAATTCCTGGGAAATCCCACAGAGTGTTCGCTGCTTGTCTGCGCCGATAAAAATAATATCAACTATCTCCACTATCGCAAAGAGTATAGTGAGCCTGTCAGTGAATACAATTTTACGTCGGCCAGAAAAATGATGTCCACAGCGTATCAAACAGAAAAGGGCTTCAGACTCTATACAAAGGGTTCGCCCGAAAAGGTTTTAAGTATTTGTGACCGGATTCTCTACAATGGAACGATTGTTCCGATGACTCAAGAGCACATTAATGAAATTGAGGCTAAAATAAAGCAGCTTCAGGATAAGGCAAGAAGGGTTTTAGGGTTCGCCTTTAATGATTTTACGGAAGAACCTCAATGGGAAGATATCTATAATGTTGAAAAAAACCTTGTATTTACCGGCTTTGTCGGAATTGAAGATCCATTGCGTTCGGATGTCAAGGAAGCCATTGACCATTGCCGAAGAGCAGGCATCACGGTCAAAATCCTGACAGGGGATAACATTAATACAGCGCGGGCCATTGCCGGTCAATTAGGAATTGTCAAGAATGACTCCCTGGTATTAGAGGTTACAGACATTGACGCCATGAGTGATCAGGAGTTGAAGAGTAAGCTTCCGAATATTGTGGTCATCGCACGCTCAAATCCCACGGCTAAGATGAGAGTTGTCAAGCTCTTGCAGGAAATTAATGCTTCAGTGGTTGTGACCGGTGATGGCATTAATGATGCTCCTGCTTTAAAATCGGCAGATGTCGGTGTTGCGATGGGGATTGCAGGAACGGAAGTATCTAAAGAAGCTTCGGATATCGTCTTATTAGATGACTCTTTCTCCACCATCGTTAAGGCTATTAAATGGGGACGGGGCATCTACGAAAACTTCCAGCGGTTTATTCAATTTCAGCTTACGGTCAATGTTGTTGCCTTTGTAACTGTCATCTTGGCAGAAGTCATGGGATATGCGATGCCCTTTACCACCTTACAGTTATTATGGGTGAACATTATTATGGATGGACCTCCGGCCTTAACCTTAGGTTTAGAACCGCCGCGGGAACATCTGCTTGAAAAGCAGCCAATCAGGAGAAATGCATCGATTGTCACCAAGGATATGCTATTCAAAATTGTTGCTAACGGGTTATTTATTGTAGCAGGCTTATTATTGCTGATGGACACACAAATGCTTGGCGGTACAGCAGCACAACAATCCACCATTGTATTCACTTCCTTTGTGTTGTTCCAGCTTTGGAATGCATTTAACAGCCGGGAGTTTGGGGTGCGGAGCATTTTCCCGAATCTCCTCAAAAACAAAACCATGGTCGGGGTTGTGTTCTTGACCTTCCTGGTTCAGGTTATGGTTACTCAATTTGGCGGAAACGTGTTCAAAACGGTTCCTCTCGAATTGGGATTATGGTTCAAGATCATTGGCTTCACCTTTAGTATTGTGATTTTCAGTGAAGTCTTGAAACTAATAATGAGAGCCTTCCCAGGGGCTAAGACTGCTTAG
- the mscL gene encoding large-conductance mechanosensitive channel protein MscL, whose product MSFIKEFKEFATRGNVVDLAVGIIIGGAFGKIVSSLVADIIMPPIGLIAGGIKFTDIKLELNDPVVDGAGEIVQAAVTLNIGNFIQTTFDFLVIAGSIFLLVKLMNSLNRKKKQEEAVKPETPSAEVQLLTEIRDLLKKQP is encoded by the coding sequence ATGAGCTTTATTAAGGAATTCAAGGAATTTGCCACTAGAGGCAACGTGGTGGATCTGGCGGTAGGGATCATCATCGGAGGCGCTTTCGGGAAAATTGTATCCTCTCTTGTCGCGGATATTATTATGCCTCCGATTGGCCTTATTGCAGGCGGAATAAAATTCACAGATATAAAGCTGGAGCTTAATGATCCCGTAGTCGATGGTGCGGGAGAGATTGTTCAAGCGGCTGTTACCTTAAATATTGGTAATTTCATTCAGACGACGTTTGACTTTTTAGTTATTGCGGGTTCGATTTTCTTACTGGTTAAATTAATGAATTCGCTGAACAGGAAAAAGAAGCAAGAAGAAGCCGTTAAACCGGAAACTCCAAGTGCAGAAGTTCAGCTTCTCACGGAGATCAGAGACCTTCTAAAAAAGCAGCCATAA
- the rbr gene encoding rubrerythrin translates to MNLKGTKTAENLMKAFAGESQARNRYTYYASVADKEGYKQIKNIFIETADNEKEHAKRFYKFLLAGFQGELPAGIEITADFPVAQGTTLDNLLAAAGGENEEWAELYPAFAKVAEEEGFPEIANTFKMIASAEKRHETRYNKLAENIKNGTVFKKEETKLWKCGNCGYVHEGTGAPDECPACIHPQAYFEVFEETY, encoded by the coding sequence ATGAATTTAAAGGGAACTAAGACTGCGGAAAACCTAATGAAAGCCTTTGCCGGTGAATCCCAAGCCCGCAACCGTTATACTTATTATGCATCAGTGGCAGATAAGGAAGGTTATAAGCAAATTAAAAATATTTTCATTGAAACCGCTGATAATGAAAAAGAGCATGCCAAGAGATTCTACAAGTTTTTACTGGCGGGATTTCAAGGGGAACTTCCGGCTGGAATCGAAATCACGGCTGACTTCCCGGTGGCTCAGGGGACGACTTTAGATAATTTGCTTGCCGCAGCAGGCGGAGAAAATGAAGAGTGGGCTGAATTATACCCCGCATTTGCAAAAGTTGCTGAAGAAGAAGGCTTTCCGGAAATAGCCAATACTTTTAAAATGATTGCTTCCGCTGAAAAGAGACATGAAACAAGATATAATAAGCTTGCAGAAAATATTAAAAATGGTACTGTATTCAAAAAAGAAGAGACAAAGCTTTGGAAGTGCGGCAATTGTGGTTATGTTCATGAAGGAACCGGTGCACCTGATGAATGTCCTGCCTGTATCCATCCACAAGCCTATTTTGAAGTTTTCGAAGAGACTTATTAA
- a CDS encoding PaaI family thioesterase has product MDDNVRKRMENDRFAAFVGIKLVKLEPGYAVAELDISEKHLNGVDIIQGGAIFTLADFAFAAASNACGQITVAINANISYYKASTGTTLIAEAKEASASHKIANYNVDVFNEHREHIAHLSITGYKKTKENFGGENRG; this is encoded by the coding sequence ATGGATGATAATGTGAGAAAACGGATGGAAAATGATCGTTTTGCGGCATTTGTCGGTATAAAATTAGTCAAACTTGAGCCCGGGTACGCTGTTGCGGAGCTGGATATTTCCGAGAAGCACTTAAATGGAGTGGATATTATTCAAGGGGGAGCGATCTTCACTCTTGCTGATTTTGCCTTTGCTGCAGCCTCTAATGCTTGCGGACAAATAACCGTAGCTATAAATGCCAACATTTCGTATTATAAAGCTTCAACTGGAACAACATTAATCGCGGAGGCAAAAGAGGCTTCGGCTTCACATAAAATTGCCAATTATAATGTTGATGTTTTTAACGAACATAGAGAGCATATTGCCCATCTGAGTATAACGGGCTATAAAAAGACTAAAGAGAATTTTGGCGGTGAGAACCGGGGGTAA
- the map gene encoding type I methionyl aminopeptidase: MVIIKTEKEIEFMAEAGKILTACHRELRSLIRPGITSLEIDKFAEDFIRSHGATPEQKGYKGYRFATCASVNDEICHGFPTKDPLKDGDIVGIDMVVNLKGWLADSAWTYPVGQISKQAETLLKVTKECLYLGIEKSVVGNRIGDISHAIQSHAEAHGFSVVRDFMGHGIGQMMHEDLQVPHFGKPHRGERLREGMVFTIEPMINIGTYHLKIDSNQWTARTTDGSLSAQYEHTIAITKNSPLVLTEQD, translated from the coding sequence TTGGTTATCATCAAAACTGAAAAGGAAATTGAATTTATGGCAGAGGCTGGAAAGATTCTTACTGCCTGCCATCGAGAACTCCGTTCGTTGATTCGTCCAGGGATAACATCTTTGGAAATCGATAAATTCGCAGAGGATTTTATCCGCTCCCATGGAGCGACTCCCGAGCAAAAAGGGTATAAGGGATATCGATTTGCTACTTGTGCGTCCGTCAATGATGAAATATGTCATGGGTTTCCAACGAAAGACCCTCTGAAAGACGGAGATATTGTCGGTATTGATATGGTGGTCAATCTTAAGGGCTGGCTTGCGGATTCAGCCTGGACTTATCCTGTGGGCCAAATATCTAAACAAGCCGAAACCTTGCTTAAGGTTACCAAGGAATGCCTCTATCTGGGTATCGAAAAATCAGTCGTTGGCAATAGAATCGGGGATATATCCCATGCTATACAAAGTCATGCTGAAGCGCACGGGTTCTCAGTGGTCCGGGATTTTATGGGTCATGGAATCGGGCAAATGATGCATGAGGATTTGCAGGTCCCGCATTTTGGAAAGCCTCACAGGGGGGAAAGACTGCGGGAAGGGATGGTATTTACGATTGAACCCATGATCAATATCGGTACATATCATCTCAAAATTGACTCTAATCAATGGACGGCCAGAACGACAGACGGCAGTCTTTCCGCTCAATATGAACATACCATCGCAATTACTAAAAATAGTCCTCTAGTATTAACCGAGCAGGACTAA